A genome region from Cutaneotrichosporon cavernicola HIS019 DNA, chromosome: 5 includes the following:
- the PEP12 gene encoding uncharacterized protein (Syntaxin-like protein), whose protein sequence is MSFNDLERGTGSTRSGASDPEFTRVKDAVSIQIFKIQSNVQGIQRLLDKLGTTSDGPSVRTSLHNLTESTRDMVKKSTDEIKALASFPSGGDGQAQRKAIQSRLSREYTSALQGFQRVQRLSAERQRSTVEVQKRAVELQEESNEDRDSVELERVQLQTQAQAMAPQITQSELEFQEQVIAERESEIREIETGIHELNDIFRDLGAIVQEQGGLIDNIESNIVNVHAHTTSAAEELTSAHEYQRKAGRRMACLLIILAIVALFILLAILA, encoded by the exons ATGAGCTTTAACGATCTTGAGCGCGGGACGGGGTCGACGCGGAGCGGGGCCA gcgACCCCGAGTTTACGCGGGTCAAGGACGCCGTGTCGATCCAGATCTTCAAGATCCAGAGCAACGTACAGGGCATCCAGCGGCTGcttgacaagctcggcacAACGTCTGATGGGCCCAGTGTGCGGACGTCTCT ACACAACCTGACCGAGTCGACGCGCGACATGGTCAAGAAGAGCACGGATGAGatcaaggcgctcgccTCGTTCCCTTCTGGCGGAGACGGGCAG GCACAGCGTAAGGCGATCCAGTCGAGGCTGTCGCGCGAGTACACGTCAGCTCTGCAGGGCTTCCAGCGGGTGCAGCGGCTCAGTGCCGAGCGGCAACGGAGCACGGTAGAGGTGCAGAAGCGTGCAGTCGAGCtgcaggaggagag CAACGAAGACCGCGacagcgtcgagctcgaacGCGTGCAGCTCCAGACGCAGGCCCAAGCCATGGCACCGCAGATTACCCAGTCGGAACTCGAGTTCCAGGAACAGGTGattgccgagcgcgagagcgagatCCGCGAGATTGAGACGGGGATACACGAGCTCAACGACATCTTCCGCGACCTGGGCGCGATCGTCCAGGAGCAGGGAGGGTTGATTG ACAACATCGAGAGCAACATTGTCAACGTGCACGCGCACacgacgtcggccgccgaggaacTCACCTCGGCTCACGAGTACCAGCGCAAGGCCGGCCGCCGCATGGCCTGCCTGCTCATCATTCTCGCCATTGTCGCGCTGttcatcctcctcgccatccttGCCTAG